One Felis catus isolate Fca126 chromosome D3, F.catus_Fca126_mat1.0, whole genome shotgun sequence DNA segment encodes these proteins:
- the PITPNM2 gene encoding membrane-associated phosphatidylinositol transfer protein 2 isoform X11: MIIKEYRIPLPMTVEEYRIAQLYMIQKKSRNETYGQGSGVEILENRPYTDGPGGSGQYTHKVYHVGMHIPSWFRSILPKAALRVVEESWNAYPYTRTRFTCPFVEKFSIDIETFYKTDAGENPNVFSLSPVEKSQLTIDFIDIVKDPVPPSEYKTEEDPKLFRSIKTQRGPLSDNWIEEYKQQVFPIMCAYKLCKVEFRYWGMQSKIERFIHDTGLRKVMVRAHRQAWCWQDEWYGLNMENIRELEKEAQLMLSRKMARFNEDDEEAVQLAKDEAIQVQVAGEPAQPSSSSSSSGEPLAGRGLKKQWSTSSKSSRSSKRGASPSRHSISEWRMQSIARDSDEGSEDEYFDAHEDLSDSEEIFPKDITKWNSNDLMDKIESPEPEDTQDGLYRQSAPEFRVASSVEQLNIIETKHKIPTLSPAFLHLLKNMRWKGRKQKLSRQK, encoded by the exons ATGATTATAAAGGAATATCGGATTCCTCTGCCCATGACCGTGGAGGAGTACCGCATCGCCCAGCTATACATGATCCAG AAGAAGAGCCGTAACGAGACGTATGGCCAAGGTAGCGGAGTGGAGATCTTGGAGAACCGGCCATACACGGATGGCCCCGGCGGCTCTGGACAGTATACGCACAAGGTGTACCATGTGGGCATGCACATCCCCAGCTGGTTCCGCTCCATCCTGCCCAAAGCGGCCCTGAGGGTGGTGGAGGAGTCCTGGAATGCCTACCCCTACACCCGAACCAG GTTCACATGCCCCTTTGTGGAGAAATTCTCCATCGACATCGAAACCTTTTATAAAACCGATGCTGGAGAAAACCCTAATGTGTTCAGCCTGTCTCCTGTGGAGAAGAGCCAGCTGACAATCG ACTTCATCGACATTGTCAAGGACCCCGTACCCCCCAGTGAGTATAAAACAGAAGAGGACCCCAAGCTATTCCGCTCGATCAAGACACAGCGGGGGCCACTGTCTGACAACTGGATCGAAGAGTACAAGCAGCAGGTTTTCCCCATCATGTGCGCCTACAAGCTCTGTAAGGTCGAGTTCCGCTACTGGGGCATGCAGTCCAAGATCGAGAGGTTCATCCACGACACGG GCCTGCGGAAGGTGATGGTCAGGGCCCACCGGCAGGCCTGGTGCTGGCAGGACGAATGGTACGGGCTCAACATGGAGAACATCCGGGAGCTGGAGAAGGAGGCACAGCTCATGCTGTCCCGCAAGATGGCCCGGTTCAATGAGGATGACGAGGAGGCTGTGCAGCTGGCCAAGGACGAAGCCATCCAGGTCCAGGTCGCTGGGGAGCCCGCCcagcccagcagcagcagcagcagcagcggggaACCCCTGGCGGGCCGGGGTCTCAAAAAGCAGTGGTCCACATCCTCCAAGTCTTCGAGGTCGTCCAAGCGGGGAG CCAGCCCTTCCCGCCACAGCATCTCCGAGTGGAGGATGCAGAGCATCGCCCGGGACTCGGACGAAGGCTCGGAAGATGAGTACTTCGACGCTCATG aggacCTGTCCGATTCAGAGGAAATATTCCCCAAGGACATCACCAAATGGAACTCCAATGACCTCATGGACAAAATTGAAAGCCCTGAGCCAGAGGACACACAGG ACGGTCTGTACCGCCAGAGTGCCCCCGAGTTCAGGGTGGCCTCCAGTGTGGAGCAGCTGAACATCATCGAG ACCAAACATAAGATCCCCACCTTGAGCCCAGCTTTTCTGCATTTGCTGAAGAACATgagatggaagggaaggaagcaaaagctGTCTAGGCAGAAGTGA
- the PITPNM2 gene encoding membrane-associated phosphatidylinositol transfer protein 2 isoform X1 yields MIIKEYRIPLPMTVEEYRIAQLYMIQKKSRNETYGQGSGVEILENRPYTDGPGGSGQYTHKVYHVGMHIPSWFRSILPKAALRVVEESWNAYPYTRTRFTCPFVEKFSIDIETFYKTDAGENPNVFSLSPVEKSQLTIDFIDIVKDPVPPSEYKTEEDPKLFRSIKTQRGPLSDNWIEEYKQQVFPIMCAYKLCKVEFRYWGMQSKIERFIHDTGLRKVMVRAHRQAWCWQDEWYGLNMENIRELEKEAQLMLSRKMARFNEDDEEAVQLAKDEAIQVQVAGEPAQPSSSSSSSGEPLAGRGLKKQWSTSSKSSRSSKRGGELKGLAPGKTQVRGTGADPASPSRHSISEWRMQSIARDSDEGSEDEYFDAHEDLSDSEEIFPKDITKWNSNDLMDKIESPEPEDTQDGLYRQSAPEFRVASSVEQLNIIEDEVSPPLAAPASKIHVLLLLLHGGTILDTGAGDPSSKQGDANTIATVFDTVMRVHYPSALGHLAIRLVPCPPICSDAFALVSNLSPYSHDEGCLSSSQDHIPLAALPLLATSSPQYQEAIATVIQRANLAYGDFIKSQEGMTFNGQICLIGDCVGGILAFDALCYSNQPVSESQSSSRRGSVASMQDTDLLSPGTLVNAAHGGSGSGGLESSRHLSRSNIDIPRSNGVEDPKRQLPRKRSDSSTYELDTIQQHQAFLSSLHASVLRNEPSSRHSSSSTMLDGTGAAGKFDFEIADLFLFGCPLGLVLALRKTVIPALDVFQLRPACQQVYNLFHPADPSASRLEPLLERRFHALPPFSIPRYQRYPLGDGCSTLLVETVQRNPELVLEGGPLAPLPPGDGFLETSIPVPALTCQDGPRPSPDCAESDALQTHSTVFQEHAAPSSPGTAPTTRGFRRASEISIASQVSGMAESYTASSIAQKAPGSLSHTPSVRRLSLLALPPPPPSTLGPHPQAQQGSPSLEWAPHLPDLDIREVAAKWWGQKRIDYALYCPDALTAFPTVALPHLFHASYWESTDVVSFLLRQVMRHDNSSILELDGKEVSVFTPSKPREKWQRKRTHVKLRNVTANHRINDAVANEDGPQVLTGRFMYGPLDMVTLTGEKVDVHIMMQPPSGEWLYLDTLVTNSSGRVSYTIPETHRLGVGVYPIKMVVRGDHTFADSYITVLPKGTEFVVFSIDGSFAASVSIMGSDPKVRAGAVDVVRHWQDLGYLIIYVTGRPDMQKQRVVAWLAQHNFPHGVVSFCDGLVHDPLRHKANFLKLLISELHLRVHAAYGSTKDVAVYSSISLSPMQIYIVGRPTKKLQQQCQFITDGYAAHLAQLKYNHRARPARNAATRMALRKGSFGLPGQGDFLRSRNHLLRTISAQPSGPGHRQERTQNQADVEQRGQRSMSVAAGCWGRTMAGRLEPGAAAGPK; encoded by the exons ATGATTATAAAGGAATATCGGATTCCTCTGCCCATGACCGTGGAGGAGTACCGCATCGCCCAGCTATACATGATCCAG AAGAAGAGCCGTAACGAGACGTATGGCCAAGGTAGCGGAGTGGAGATCTTGGAGAACCGGCCATACACGGATGGCCCCGGCGGCTCTGGACAGTATACGCACAAGGTGTACCATGTGGGCATGCACATCCCCAGCTGGTTCCGCTCCATCCTGCCCAAAGCGGCCCTGAGGGTGGTGGAGGAGTCCTGGAATGCCTACCCCTACACCCGAACCAG GTTCACATGCCCCTTTGTGGAGAAATTCTCCATCGACATCGAAACCTTTTATAAAACCGATGCTGGAGAAAACCCTAATGTGTTCAGCCTGTCTCCTGTGGAGAAGAGCCAGCTGACAATCG ACTTCATCGACATTGTCAAGGACCCCGTACCCCCCAGTGAGTATAAAACAGAAGAGGACCCCAAGCTATTCCGCTCGATCAAGACACAGCGGGGGCCACTGTCTGACAACTGGATCGAAGAGTACAAGCAGCAGGTTTTCCCCATCATGTGCGCCTACAAGCTCTGTAAGGTCGAGTTCCGCTACTGGGGCATGCAGTCCAAGATCGAGAGGTTCATCCACGACACGG GCCTGCGGAAGGTGATGGTCAGGGCCCACCGGCAGGCCTGGTGCTGGCAGGACGAATGGTACGGGCTCAACATGGAGAACATCCGGGAGCTGGAGAAGGAGGCACAGCTCATGCTGTCCCGCAAGATGGCCCGGTTCAATGAGGATGACGAGGAGGCTGTGCAGCTGGCCAAGGACGAAGCCATCCAGGTCCAGGTCGCTGGGGAGCCCGCCcagcccagcagcagcagcagcagcagcggggaACCCCTGGCGGGCCGGGGTCTCAAAAAGCAGTGGTCCACATCCTCCAAGTCTTCGAGGTCGTCCAAGCGGGGAG GGGAACTGAAGGGGCTCGCTCCCGGAAAGACCCAGGTCAGAGGCACAGGAGCAGACCCAG CCAGCCCTTCCCGCCACAGCATCTCCGAGTGGAGGATGCAGAGCATCGCCCGGGACTCGGACGAAGGCTCGGAAGATGAGTACTTCGACGCTCATG aggacCTGTCCGATTCAGAGGAAATATTCCCCAAGGACATCACCAAATGGAACTCCAATGACCTCATGGACAAAATTGAAAGCCCTGAGCCAGAGGACACACAGG ACGGTCTGTACCGCCAGAGTGCCCCCGAGTTCAGGGTGGCCTCCAGTGTGGAGCAGCTGAACATCATCGAG GACGAGGTCAGCCCACCCCTGGCTGCGCCAGCCTCCAAGATCCAcgtgctgctcctgctgctgcatGGAGGCACCATCCTGGACACGGGTGCCGGGGACCCCAGCTCCAAGCAGGGCGACGCCAACACCATCGCCACCGTGTTCGACACCGTCATGCGTGTGCACTACCCCAGCGCCCTGGGCCACCTCGCCATCCGCCTGGTGCCCTGCCCGCCCATCTGCTCTGATGCCTTTGCCCTCGTCTCCAA ccttagCCCCTACAGCCACGATGAAGGCTGTCTGTCCAGCAGCCAGGACCACATCCCCCTGGCCGCCCTGCCCCTGCTGGCCACCTCCTCACCCCAGTACCAGGAGGCGATTGCCACGGTGATTCAGCGGGCCAACCTTGCCTACGGGGACTTCATCAAGTCCCAGGAGGGCATGACCTTCAACGGGCAG ATCTGCCTGATTGGGGACTGCGTCGGGGGCATCCTGGCCTTCGATGCCTTATGCTACAGCAATCAGCCAGTGTCTGAGAGTCAGAGCAGCAGCCGCCGGGGCAGCGTGGCCAGCATGCAG GACACTGACCTGCTGTCCCCGGGCACCCTGGTCAATGCGGCACATGGCGGCAGTGGCAGCGGTGGCCTGGAGAGCAGCCGGCACCTGAGCCGCAGCAACATTGATATCCCCCGAAGCAATGGTGTCGAAGACCCCAAAAGACAGTTGCCCCGAAAGAGGAGTGACTCGTCCACCTATGAGCTGGACACCATCCAGCAGCACCAGGCCTTCCTGTCCAG CCTCCACGCCAGCGTGCTGAGGAACGAGCCCAGCTCCCGCCACTCGAGCAGCTCCACCATGCTGGACGGCACAGGGGCTGCGGGGAAGTTTGACTTTGAGATCGCAGACCTCTTCCTGTTCGGGTGCCCGCTGGGGCTGGTCCTGGCCTTGAGGAAGACTGTCATCCCTGCCCTGGATG ttTTCCAGCTGCGGCCAGCCTGCCAGCAAGTCTATAACCTCTTCCACCCCGCGGACCCGTCGGCCTCCCGCCTGGAGCCGCTGCTGGAGCGGAGGTTCCACGCCCTGCCGCCTTTCAGCATCCCCCGCTACCAGCGCTACCCGCTGGGGGACGGCTGCTCCACGCTGCTGG TTGAGACAGTGCAGAGAAACCCCGAGCTGGTCCTAGAGGGTGGGCCCctggcccctctccccccaggaGACGGCTTCCTGGAAACCAGTATCCCCGTTCCCGCGCTCACCTGCCAAGACGGGCCCCGCCCGAGCCCGGACTGTGCTGAGT CGGACGCACTCCAGACCCACAGCACAGTCTTTCAAGAGCACGCAGCCCCCTCCTCGCCCGGCACAGCCCCCACCACCCGAGGCTTCCGCCGAGCCAGTGAGATCAGCATTGCCAGCCAGGTGTCGGGCATGGCCGAGAGCTACACAGCATCCAGCATTGCCCAGA AGGCCCCAGGGTCGCTCAGCCATACCCCCAGCGTCAGGCGCCTGTCTCTGCtcgccctgccccccccacccccctctacCCTGGGCCCCCACCCACAGGCCCAGCAGGGGAGCCCCAGCCTGGAGtgggccccccacctccccgacTTGGACATCAGAGAAG TTGCAGCCAAGTGGTGGGGCCAGAAGCGGATCGACTACGCCCTGTACTGCCCTGACGCACTGACAGCCTTCCCCACCGTGGCCCTGCCCCACCTCTTCCACGCCAGCTACTGGGAGTCAACGGATGTAGTCTCCTTCCTGCTGAGACAG GTCATGAGGCATGACAATTCCAGCATCTTGGAGCTGGACGGCAAAGAGGTTTCCGTGTTCACCCCCTCCAAGCCGAGAGAAAAGTGGCAGCGCAAGAGGACCCACGTGAAGCTGCGG AACGTGACCGCCAACCACCGGATCAATGACGCAGTTGCCAACGAGGACGGCCCGCAGGTTCTGACGGGCCGGTTCATGTATGGGCCCCTGGATATGGTCACCCTGACTGGGGAGAAG GTGGATGTGCACATCATGATGCAGCCGCCCTCGGGTGAGTGGCTGTACCTAGACACGCTGGTGACCAACAGCAGCGGGCGGGTCTCCTACACCATCCCAGAGACCCACCGCCTGGGTGTGGGTGTCTACCCCATCAAGATGGTGGTCAG GGGAGACCACACGTTTGCCGACAGCTACATCACCGTGCTGCCCAAGGGCACAGAGTTCGTGGTCTTCAGTATCGATGGCTCCTTTGCTGCCAGCGTGTCCATCATGGGCAGCGACCCAAAAGTGCGGGCCGGGGCCGTGGACGTGGTGCG GCACTGGCAGGACCTGGGCTACCTCATCATCTACGTGACTGGCCGGCCTGACATGCAGAAGCAGCGGGTGGTGGCGTGGCTGGCGCAGCACAACTTCCCCCACGGCGTGGTGTCCTTCTGTGACGGCCTGGTGCACGACCCGCTGAGGCACAAGGCCAACTTCCTGAAGCTGCTCATCTCCGAG CTGCACCTGCGCGTGCACGCGGCCTACGGCTCCACCAAGGACGTGGCGGTCTACAGCTCCATCAGCCTGTCCCCCATGCAGATCTACATCGTCGGCCGGCCCACCAAGAAGCTGCAGCAGCAGTGCCAG TTCATCACGGACGGCTACGCGGCACACCTCGCCCAGCTCAAGTACAACCACCGGGCGCGGCCAGCCCGCAATGCGGCCACCCGCATGGCACTGCGAAAAGGCAGCTTTGGCCTGCCTGGCCAGGGGGACTTCCTGCGCTCCCGGAACCACCTGCTCCGCACCATCTCGGCCCAGCCCAGCGGGCCCGGCCACCGGCAGGAGCGGACACAGAACCAGGCGGACGTCGAGCAGCGGGGACAACGCAGCATGAGCGTAGCGGCCGGCTGTTGGGGCCGCACCATGGCCGGCCGGCTTGAGCCAGGGGCAGCCGCGGGCCCCAAGTAG
- the PITPNM2 gene encoding membrane-associated phosphatidylinositol transfer protein 2 isoform X10: protein MIIKEYRIPLPMTVEEYRIAQLYMIQKKSRNETYGQGSGVEILENRPYTDGPGGSGQYTHKVYHVGMHIPSWFRSILPKAALRVVEESWNAYPYTRTRFTCPFVEKFSIDIETFYKTDAGENPNVFSLSPVEKSQLTIDFIDIVKDPVPPSEYKTEEDPKLFRSIKTQRGPLSDNWIEEYKQQVFPIMCAYKLCKVEFRYWGMQSKIERFIHDTGLRKVMVRAHRQAWCWQDEWYGLNMENIRELEKEAQLMLSRKMARFNEDDEEAVQLAKDEAIQVQVAGEPAQPSSSSSSSGEPLAGRGLKKQWSTSSKSSRSSKRGASPSRHSISEWRMQSIARDSDEGSEDEYFDAHEDLSDSEEIFPKDITKWNSNDLMDKIESPEPEDTQDGLYRQSAPEFRVASSVEQLNIIEDEVSPPLAAPASKIHVLLLLLHGGTILDTGAGDPSSKQGDANTIATVFDTVMRVHYPSALGHLAIRLVPCPPICSDAFALVSNLSPYSHDEGCLSSSQDHIPLAALPLLATSSPQYQEAIATVIQRANLAYGDFIKSQEGMTFNGQICLIGDCVGGILAFDALCYSNQPVSESQSSSRRGSVASMQDTDLLSPGTLVNAAHGGSGSGGLESSRHLSRSNIDIPRSNGVEDPKRQLPRKRSDSSTYELDTIQQHQAFLSSLHASVLRNEPSSRHSSSSTMLDGTGAAGKFDFEIADLFLFGCPLGLVLALRKTVIPALDVFQLRPACQQVYNLFHPADPSASRLEPLLERRFHALPPFSIPRYQRYPLGDGCSTLLADALQTHSTVFQEHAAPSSPGTAPTTRGFRRASEISIASQVSGMAESYTASSIAQIAAKWWGQKRIDYALYCPDALTAFPTVALPHLFHASYWESTDVVSFLLRQVMRHDNSSILELDGKEVSVFTPSKPREKWQRKRTHVKLRNVTANHRINDAVANEDGPQVLTGRFMYGPLDMVTLTGEKVDVHIMMQPPSGEWLYLDTLVTNSSGRVSYTIPETHRLGVGVYPIKMVVRGDHTFADSYITVLPKGTEFVVFSIDGSFAASVSIMGSDPKVRAGAVDVVRHWQDLGYLIIYVTGRPDMQKQRVVAWLAQHNFPHGVVSFCDGLVHDPLRHKANFLKLLISELHLRVHAAYGSTKDVAVYSSISLSPMQIYIVGRPTKKLQQQCQFITDGYAAHLAQLKYNHRARPARNAATRMALRKGSFGLPGQGDFLRSRNHLLRTISAQPSGPGHRQERTQNQADVEQRGQRSMSVAAGCWGRTMAGRLEPGAAAGPK, encoded by the exons ATGATTATAAAGGAATATCGGATTCCTCTGCCCATGACCGTGGAGGAGTACCGCATCGCCCAGCTATACATGATCCAG AAGAAGAGCCGTAACGAGACGTATGGCCAAGGTAGCGGAGTGGAGATCTTGGAGAACCGGCCATACACGGATGGCCCCGGCGGCTCTGGACAGTATACGCACAAGGTGTACCATGTGGGCATGCACATCCCCAGCTGGTTCCGCTCCATCCTGCCCAAAGCGGCCCTGAGGGTGGTGGAGGAGTCCTGGAATGCCTACCCCTACACCCGAACCAG GTTCACATGCCCCTTTGTGGAGAAATTCTCCATCGACATCGAAACCTTTTATAAAACCGATGCTGGAGAAAACCCTAATGTGTTCAGCCTGTCTCCTGTGGAGAAGAGCCAGCTGACAATCG ACTTCATCGACATTGTCAAGGACCCCGTACCCCCCAGTGAGTATAAAACAGAAGAGGACCCCAAGCTATTCCGCTCGATCAAGACACAGCGGGGGCCACTGTCTGACAACTGGATCGAAGAGTACAAGCAGCAGGTTTTCCCCATCATGTGCGCCTACAAGCTCTGTAAGGTCGAGTTCCGCTACTGGGGCATGCAGTCCAAGATCGAGAGGTTCATCCACGACACGG GCCTGCGGAAGGTGATGGTCAGGGCCCACCGGCAGGCCTGGTGCTGGCAGGACGAATGGTACGGGCTCAACATGGAGAACATCCGGGAGCTGGAGAAGGAGGCACAGCTCATGCTGTCCCGCAAGATGGCCCGGTTCAATGAGGATGACGAGGAGGCTGTGCAGCTGGCCAAGGACGAAGCCATCCAGGTCCAGGTCGCTGGGGAGCCCGCCcagcccagcagcagcagcagcagcagcggggaACCCCTGGCGGGCCGGGGTCTCAAAAAGCAGTGGTCCACATCCTCCAAGTCTTCGAGGTCGTCCAAGCGGGGAG CCAGCCCTTCCCGCCACAGCATCTCCGAGTGGAGGATGCAGAGCATCGCCCGGGACTCGGACGAAGGCTCGGAAGATGAGTACTTCGACGCTCATG aggacCTGTCCGATTCAGAGGAAATATTCCCCAAGGACATCACCAAATGGAACTCCAATGACCTCATGGACAAAATTGAAAGCCCTGAGCCAGAGGACACACAGG ACGGTCTGTACCGCCAGAGTGCCCCCGAGTTCAGGGTGGCCTCCAGTGTGGAGCAGCTGAACATCATCGAG GACGAGGTCAGCCCACCCCTGGCTGCGCCAGCCTCCAAGATCCAcgtgctgctcctgctgctgcatGGAGGCACCATCCTGGACACGGGTGCCGGGGACCCCAGCTCCAAGCAGGGCGACGCCAACACCATCGCCACCGTGTTCGACACCGTCATGCGTGTGCACTACCCCAGCGCCCTGGGCCACCTCGCCATCCGCCTGGTGCCCTGCCCGCCCATCTGCTCTGATGCCTTTGCCCTCGTCTCCAA ccttagCCCCTACAGCCACGATGAAGGCTGTCTGTCCAGCAGCCAGGACCACATCCCCCTGGCCGCCCTGCCCCTGCTGGCCACCTCCTCACCCCAGTACCAGGAGGCGATTGCCACGGTGATTCAGCGGGCCAACCTTGCCTACGGGGACTTCATCAAGTCCCAGGAGGGCATGACCTTCAACGGGCAG ATCTGCCTGATTGGGGACTGCGTCGGGGGCATCCTGGCCTTCGATGCCTTATGCTACAGCAATCAGCCAGTGTCTGAGAGTCAGAGCAGCAGCCGCCGGGGCAGCGTGGCCAGCATGCAG GACACTGACCTGCTGTCCCCGGGCACCCTGGTCAATGCGGCACATGGCGGCAGTGGCAGCGGTGGCCTGGAGAGCAGCCGGCACCTGAGCCGCAGCAACATTGATATCCCCCGAAGCAATGGTGTCGAAGACCCCAAAAGACAGTTGCCCCGAAAGAGGAGTGACTCGTCCACCTATGAGCTGGACACCATCCAGCAGCACCAGGCCTTCCTGTCCAG CCTCCACGCCAGCGTGCTGAGGAACGAGCCCAGCTCCCGCCACTCGAGCAGCTCCACCATGCTGGACGGCACAGGGGCTGCGGGGAAGTTTGACTTTGAGATCGCAGACCTCTTCCTGTTCGGGTGCCCGCTGGGGCTGGTCCTGGCCTTGAGGAAGACTGTCATCCCTGCCCTGGATG ttTTCCAGCTGCGGCCAGCCTGCCAGCAAGTCTATAACCTCTTCCACCCCGCGGACCCGTCGGCCTCCCGCCTGGAGCCGCTGCTGGAGCGGAGGTTCCACGCCCTGCCGCCTTTCAGCATCCCCCGCTACCAGCGCTACCCGCTGGGGGACGGCTGCTCCACGCTGCTGG CGGACGCACTCCAGACCCACAGCACAGTCTTTCAAGAGCACGCAGCCCCCTCCTCGCCCGGCACAGCCCCCACCACCCGAGGCTTCCGCCGAGCCAGTGAGATCAGCATTGCCAGCCAGGTGTCGGGCATGGCCGAGAGCTACACAGCATCCAGCATTGCCCAGA TTGCAGCCAAGTGGTGGGGCCAGAAGCGGATCGACTACGCCCTGTACTGCCCTGACGCACTGACAGCCTTCCCCACCGTGGCCCTGCCCCACCTCTTCCACGCCAGCTACTGGGAGTCAACGGATGTAGTCTCCTTCCTGCTGAGACAG GTCATGAGGCATGACAATTCCAGCATCTTGGAGCTGGACGGCAAAGAGGTTTCCGTGTTCACCCCCTCCAAGCCGAGAGAAAAGTGGCAGCGCAAGAGGACCCACGTGAAGCTGCGG AACGTGACCGCCAACCACCGGATCAATGACGCAGTTGCCAACGAGGACGGCCCGCAGGTTCTGACGGGCCGGTTCATGTATGGGCCCCTGGATATGGTCACCCTGACTGGGGAGAAG GTGGATGTGCACATCATGATGCAGCCGCCCTCGGGTGAGTGGCTGTACCTAGACACGCTGGTGACCAACAGCAGCGGGCGGGTCTCCTACACCATCCCAGAGACCCACCGCCTGGGTGTGGGTGTCTACCCCATCAAGATGGTGGTCAG GGGAGACCACACGTTTGCCGACAGCTACATCACCGTGCTGCCCAAGGGCACAGAGTTCGTGGTCTTCAGTATCGATGGCTCCTTTGCTGCCAGCGTGTCCATCATGGGCAGCGACCCAAAAGTGCGGGCCGGGGCCGTGGACGTGGTGCG GCACTGGCAGGACCTGGGCTACCTCATCATCTACGTGACTGGCCGGCCTGACATGCAGAAGCAGCGGGTGGTGGCGTGGCTGGCGCAGCACAACTTCCCCCACGGCGTGGTGTCCTTCTGTGACGGCCTGGTGCACGACCCGCTGAGGCACAAGGCCAACTTCCTGAAGCTGCTCATCTCCGAG CTGCACCTGCGCGTGCACGCGGCCTACGGCTCCACCAAGGACGTGGCGGTCTACAGCTCCATCAGCCTGTCCCCCATGCAGATCTACATCGTCGGCCGGCCCACCAAGAAGCTGCAGCAGCAGTGCCAG TTCATCACGGACGGCTACGCGGCACACCTCGCCCAGCTCAAGTACAACCACCGGGCGCGGCCAGCCCGCAATGCGGCCACCCGCATGGCACTGCGAAAAGGCAGCTTTGGCCTGCCTGGCCAGGGGGACTTCCTGCGCTCCCGGAACCACCTGCTCCGCACCATCTCGGCCCAGCCCAGCGGGCCCGGCCACCGGCAGGAGCGGACACAGAACCAGGCGGACGTCGAGCAGCGGGGACAACGCAGCATGAGCGTAGCGGCCGGCTGTTGGGGCCGCACCATGGCCGGCCGGCTTGAGCCAGGGGCAGCCGCGGGCCCCAAGTAG